TGTCGTGAACTGGCGCGCCATCAGCAACTGGCGCAGGAGCGTGAAGCGCGCCGTGAGCTGCTGCAATATCAGCTGAAAGAGCTGAATGAGTTTGCGCCACAGCCCAATGAGTTTGAAAGTATTGACGAAGAGTACAAACGCTTAGCCAACAGCGGCCAGCTGCTATCCACCAGCCAGCAAGCCTTACAGCTGATGGCCGATGGCGACGAGAGCAATCTGCAAAGTCTGCTATACAGCGCACGCCAGATGATGGGCGAGCTGATTAGCATGGATGACAAGCTGAGCAACGTCTTTAGCATGCTGGAAGAAGCGGCGATTCAGATCAGTGAAGCCAGCGATGAGTTACGTCACTATTGTGATCGTCTGGATCTCGATCCCAATCGCCTGTTCGAACTGGAACAGCGCCTGTCACGCCAGATCAACCTGGCGCGTAAACACCATATTTCACCGGAAGAGCTGCCCGCCTTCCATCAGCAGTTACTGGATGAGCAGGAACAGTTATCGCAGCAGGAAAGCGATCAGGAAACGCTGAGCAGTGCAGTCAATGTACATTATCAGGCGGCGCTGGCCACCGCCCGGCAACTGCATCAGCGTCGCGCGCACTACGCCAGTGAACTGAGCCAGCTAATCAGCACCAGTATGCAGGCACTGTCGATGCCGCACGGCAAACTGGCGATTGATGTGCAGTTTAACCCTGATCAGTTAACCGCTGATGGTGCCGATCGTATTGATTTCCGCGTCAGCACCAACCCGGGCCAGCCATTGCAGGCACTGGCGAAAGTGGCGTCCGGCGGCGAACTTTCGCGTATTGCACTGGCTATTCAGGTGATTACCGCACAGAAAATGGATACACCGGCGCTGATTTTCGATGAAGTGGATGTTGGTATCAGTGGCCCTACTGCGGCGGTGGTAGGCAAAATGCTG
This is a stretch of genomic DNA from Winslowiella toletana. It encodes these proteins:
- the recN gene encoding DNA repair protein RecN, with the translated sequence MLAQLTISNFAIVRELEIDFQRGMTAITGETGAGKSIAIDALGLCLGGRAEADMVRQDAARADICARFALKDTPSAQRWLEQNQLDDGNECLLRRVISSDGRSRGFINGTSVPLSQLRDLGQLLIQIHGQHAHQLLLKPEHQKNLLDAYADESQLTQEMAAGYRLWHQSCRELARHQQLAQEREARRELLQYQLKELNEFAPQPNEFESIDEEYKRLANSGQLLSTSQQALQLMADGDESNLQSLLYSARQMMGELISMDDKLSNVFSMLEEAAIQISEASDELRHYCDRLDLDPNRLFELEQRLSRQINLARKHHISPEELPAFHQQLLDEQEQLSQQESDQETLSSAVNVHYQAALATARQLHQRRAHYASELSQLISTSMQALSMPHGKLAIDVQFNPDQLTADGADRIDFRVSTNPGQPLQALAKVASGGELSRIALAIQVITAQKMDTPALIFDEVDVGISGPTAAVVGKMLRQLGESTQVMCVTHLPQVAGCGHQHFYVSKETDGAVTETHMQPLDKRARLQELARLLGGSEVTRNTLANAKELLAA